A region of the Pricia mediterranea genome:
CCCTCGCTCGAACCTGTTTCGGTGCGGGCCAACAACAAAGCGGACTTAACCGCACGCAATGCTTCCAAGGCAACCTTATCCTTGGTTTTCATAGCGACCTTCATCTGTTCCGACACCTGTTCTTGCAAACTCATGACCCACTCGTTTTCGGACTGCGAATATAAAAAATATCCCATGATATAGAACGAAAAAACCCCGAAAAAAGTGTTTTTTCGGGGTTTGGGTTCTAGCCGTTACTACTGGGGTCGGAATATCAATCAACGTTATCGTGCAGGAACGAATTGTTGGACCGCAATTGTATGTCGTCATTGCTGTCCCCGCCAAGGGTGGTGCGCGAAATCTTACCCTCTTGCCGAGGGGCAGCGCTCAAATCGACACCTTGGCGTTTGTATGCCGGTTCCCTTTCGATCTCATCGACACTGCTCACGTTATTTTGGAACTTGTAATTGAAATCTTTCAACTTTCTGCGACGTTCATCGGCGCGTTCCCTGAGCATGGCGTCGATTGGACTGTCCAACGGATCGACCGGCTTAGACGGTTCCTGGGCGGATTCACCTGATTCGGAGACCGATTGCTGTTTTGGTCTATCGGTCTCGGAAAGGGGTTTCTTTTTGATCTGCATTTCTTTCTCGACCGGGTTCGCCGGGTTCCGGGCAGCTTCCGGTTTTGCTCCGGTAAGCTTTCTTTCAAGCTCTAGATAATCATCCAGCTTGTAACGGGTCTCGCCTTTTTTATTGTATTCGAGCACCGTTATGACTTCTTCGGGATTTTCGACCTCCATGTCTTTGATATCGTCGTCGAGACTGAAGGTAATAACGTTATCCTGCTCCTCTTCTTCTCTTTGTGACGGCGTCAAGGGCATATCGAAACTCATAGCCATCTGTTCTTCCTTCAACTGATCGTAAGGCAAAACAACAGGGTCGACCACGACCATGTCGTGGAGGGCGTCTTTGGAATCTATAATCACAAAATCGTCATCGGAGACCTCATCGCTTATCTCGGCCACCCCTTCAACGACTTCTTCGTAAAACACATTGAAGTTCTTGATATAACTGGTAGTGGGCACCAAGTCCTTTTGCCCCTGCTTGTCATTATCCTCGGTCAGCGTATGCTTGATGATCGGCGGAACGATTTCTTCTTCCTCCAGCTTATGTACAATGGGCTTTTTCTCCGTTAGATCGTGCTGGGCTTTTTGCTCGTCCTCCAAGGTATGGATTATCTTTTTGGCTTCGGTGTTTACGATTTCGTTCTGTTGGTCCGCGTTAAAACCGGTCGCGATGACCGTCACGGCAATTGCCTCGCCCAAATCCTCATCTTCACCTACCCCCATGATAATATTCGCACCGTGGCCGGCCTCTACTTGGATAAAGTCATTGATTTCACCGATCTCATCGATGGTGATTTCCTGTCCGCCCGAAACGATCAACAATAATACGTTTTGGGCCCCGGTAATTTTGTTATCGTTCAGAAGCGGGGAGTCCAAGGCCTTGTTAATGGCTTCACTGGCCCGCATTGAGCCGGTTGCCGTAGCCGACCCCATAATGGCGGTGCCGCTATTCGACAGTACGGTCTTGGCATCGCGAAGGTCAATGTTTTGAGTATAGTGGTGCGTAATCACTTCGGCGATACCCCTTGCCGCCGTTGACAAAACCTCGTCGGCCTTGGAGAACCCGGCCTTAAAACCAAGGTTTCCGTACACTTCGCGCAACTTGTTGTTGTTGATCACGATAAGGGAATCTACGTTCGCCCGCAGTTTCTCAATGCCGATACGGGCCTGTTCGCAGCGCATCTTGCCCTCGAACTCAAAGGGCATGGTAACGATGCCCACGGTAAGCACGTCGAGCTCCTTGGCCTGTTTTGCGATCACAGGGGCTGCTCCGGTTCCGGTTCCACCACCCATTCCAGCGGTTATAAATATCATTTTGGTCGTTCGGGCAAGCATCTCCTTGATTTCTTCCATACTTTCCAAGGCGGCCTGCTCCCCGATTTCAGGATTAGCGCCGGCACCTAGTCCCTCGGTCAGGGAAACCCCCAATTGAATTTTGTTGGGTACCGAGCTATTGTGCAGCGCTTGCGAGTCGGTGTTGCAGATTACAAAATCCACCCCGTTGATACCCGACTGAAACATATGGTTGATGGCGTTGCTGCCACCGCCGCCGACGCCGATTACTTTTATTACGTTGCTCTGATTCTTGGGAAGATCAAAAGCGATTCCGTCAAATTCCGTGTTGTTGCTCATACTATATTTTTTTACTGGTTATCGTTCTTTATTTTGGATTTAGGACTTCTCAGATTCATAGGAATGGTGCTCTGCGCTCCTGCTACCCTATTTTTCGCTATCCTAAACTGTCTTATTCTTCGTTCTCTTTGGTCTCAATGGTCTTCTTCTCCCCGTTCATTCGGCATTGTCTAAAAAGTCCTTCAATTTTTCCGACCATTTGTCGAAAACGGACTGGCGTTCTTTTTTCGGTTTTGTTTTGGCCGCGTGTTCTTCATCCGCTTCGTGACCGGCCATAACCAATTCCCCCTCTTCCCCGTCTTTTTCTTCCCCCGCCTTGGGCTTGCGCTCATTGTTGACCGCATTCATCAAAAGTCCCACTGCGGTGGCGTAGAGGGGACTGGCAATACTGGCGTCGGAATCGCCGGCCAGGTGTTCATTGGGGTAGCCGATTCGGGTGTCCATTCCCGTGATATACTCCACCAATTGCTTTAGGTGTTTTAGCTGACTTCCCCCACCGGTGAGTACGATGCCTGCAATCAATTTCTTTTTTTGCTCCTCATGCCCGTAGGTCTTGATTTCGGTGTAGACCTGCTCCACGATCTCCACCACGCGGGCATGGATGATCTTCGATAAGTTTTTGAGGGTGATTTCCTTGGGCTCCCTGCCCCGTAGCCCGGGAATGGAAACGATTTCGTTATCCTTGTTTTCGCCCGGCCATGCCGATCCGAATTTTATTTTGAGCAGTTCGGCCTGTTTTTCGATGATGGAGCATCCTTCCTTGATATCCTCTGTGATAACGCCGCCACCAAAGGGAATGACTGCGGTATGGCGGATAATGCCATCCTTGAAAATGGCCAGGTCGGTCGTTCCACCGCCGATATCCAACAAGACGACCCCCGCCTCCTTTTCTTCCTTGCTCAAGACCGCATCCGAAGAAGCCAGTGGCTCCAAGGTGATATTACCGAGTTCAAGGCCGGCGCTCTTGATGCATCTACCGACATTTTTGATGGAGGACACCTGCCCCACGACCACGTGAAAATTGGCTTCCAAACGCCCGCCGTACATCCCGATGGGCTCCTTGATCTCCGCCTGTCCGTCCACCTTGTATTCCTGGGGTAGCACGTGAATGATCTCCTCCCCGGGCAACATCACCAACTTATAGACCTGGTTACAGAGCTTATCGAGGTCTTCTTCGTGGATTACCTCCTCCGAATCGGCCCTAGTGATGTAATCGCTATGGTGCAGACTGCGGATATGTTGTCCCGCAATGCCTACCACCACGGTACCGATCTTGAGCCCGGCACTGGTCTCTGCCTGTTCGACGGCCTGTTGGATCGATTTGATGGTCTGGGTGATGTTGTTCACCACTCCCCGGTGCACCCCAAGACTTTTGGATTGCCCGATACCTAGCACCTCAATTTTTCCGTATTCGTTTTCCCTACCGATTATGGCGACGATCTTGGTCGTTCCTATATCTAATCCTACCGAATAATTCTCTACTTGCATAACTTATATTTTGGTGCACACTACTTGTTTGTTGAATTCCAGGCTTACGACGTCATAGTTCCCCAAGGTGTCATCTAGGTTCGCTTTGGTGTAAAATGCCTTGAACTTACTGAATTTTTCATCGAGATTTTTGATATCGCCCAGGTTCACGGTGAACTGTTCCGTACGAAAACGCAATTGATAGCTGTCTTCCGCCTCGATATGGATACCTATAACATTTTTACGGAGAAAATCATCGGCGTTGATGTAATTCAATAATTTATAGGCATCTTCAAGGCTCTGGCCGGTTATCTTACCGGTAATTATGGGTACCCGGGCGGAATGACTTGACGACAAGGGCATGCGCGAGCCATCTTCGTCGAGATAAAACTTCGAATCTGCCTCTACCCGTCCGATGGGTTTCCGCTGCTCGATTTTGGACGCAAGTTTGCCATTTACGGAAAGAAAGACTTGGGCGTTTTTCACCATTTCATTGGCCTCAATGGTTTTTTCGATAGTATTCAAAGCTAATTTTTCTTTAGGGAAATTATCAAGGCTACCAAATTTTTGTATTAACAATTTATTAACCGCGCCCTGGGTGATATACAAATTCTGATCTCCCACAAATTCGATGGCGATTCCGCTCAGCTTTTTATGTTCGCTTCTTTCATTCGAAAAAGAGTATAGCCCTACAATGACGGCCAATAAGACCGTAAGCTTTATGTAATTAGTGTTCATCTTCATGTTCCAGCTCCTGTTTTAATTTTCGTACTTCCAATCCGATGTCCCCTGCGCCCATAGTGACCAGGATATCGGGATTTTGTTTTATTATTTCTTGCTTTAGTTTATTCTTTTGGATGGCTTTTTTCTTGGGATGATCTATTCTTTTCAACAGCCATTCCGCCGTGATTCCCGCTATTGGTTCTTCCCGGGCGGGATAGATGTCCAACATTAAAATACTATCAAATCGGGATAAGCTTTTGGCAAATTCATCGGCAAAATCCTTGGTTCTTGAGAACAGATGCGGCTGAAAGACCGCTAAAGTGCGCTTTCCGGGATGCATTTCGGATATCGCCTGATGTACCGCGTCGATTTCTGCGGGATGGTGCGCATAGTCATCGATAAAGATGAAACCATCGCGTTTGATCTCGTATGAAAACCGGCGTTTCACCCCTTTAAAACTTGCCATTGCCCCCGCCAGTTTTTCGACCGGTCTGCCAGTTTCCACCGCCATGGCTAAGGCGACCAATGCGTTGAGCAGATTGTGCCTCCCGGGCTTGTTGAACCTTACATCCATCAATTTTGTTTCCGGCGTTACCACATCAAAAATATAGGTGCCGCCTTCTATTCGTATGTTTTCGATGCAATAGTCCGACGCATCTTCGATGCCGTACGTAATTCCGTCCAAGGGAAGTCCCTTTCGCACGAACAGCTTGCCGTCAGGATTTATCCGTTGGGTAAATTCCAGAAAGGAATTTTTTAGTTCGGCTTCATCGCCATAGATATCCAAATGATCGGCATCCATAGACGTCACGCAGGCCACATCGGGGAACAGCCGTAAAAAAGACCGGTCGAACTCATCGGCCTCGACCACGGAATACTCCGTACCCTCCATGACGAAATTGGTATTGAAATCTTCTGAAACCCCGCCCAAAAATGCCATAAAGGGTACTGCCGTTTCTTTAAGCAAATGGGCCAAAATACAGGTCGTGGTCGTTTTGCCGTGGGTACCCGCCACCGCAAAGCAATAGGAATCTTTCGTAATGAGCCCGAGGACTTCCGAGCGTTTCTTCAGGTTGAAACCCCGGTTCAAAAAATACTGATACTCCGAATGCTCCGGGGGCACAGCGGGCGTGTAAACGACCAAGGTGACGGTCACATCGTAAAACGCCTCGGACACCAAGTTGATATCGTCCTCAAAATGAACGTCGATACCCAATTTCTCTAGCTCTCGAATCAGCGGCGTTTCTGTCTTATCGTACCCGGCCACATTTTTCCCCTGGGACTTAAAATAACGTGCCAAGGCGGACATACCAATGCCTCCGATGCCAATAAAATACACGTTATTTAAAGTTTTTAAGTTCAATGTTGAGTGTATGAGTTTATGGGTTTATTAGTTTATGGGTTTTCATTATTCACTAGTTTCATTATCTCGTCAACGATATCGCTCGTAGCGTTCGGCAGGGCCAAATTCTTGATATTGTCACTCAGTTCCTTTTGTTTCCATTTGTTCTTTTGCAACTCCGAGAATACATTTTGGAACTGTTCGTCCAAACTGGGCTCTCGAATCATTACAGCGGCGTTTTTTGCTACCAGGGCCTGTGCATTTTTGGTCTGATGATCTTCGGCCACATTCGGGGACGGAATGAACAGCACCGGCTTGCCCACAATACAAAGTTCGGAGACCGAGCCCGCACCCGCCCTGGAAATGATGGTGTCGGCGGCGCTGTACGCGTAATCCATCCTGTTTACAAATTCCACCACCTTTACCGAATCGGAAGTGTATTTCTTGTATTCCTCGATGTATAGCTTGCCACATTGCCAAACTAATTGAATGTCGAGCTCCTCAAAGAATTGGAGGTTCTCGGCAACCAACTGGTTGATGCGCCTTGCGCCGAGGCTGCCACCTAAAATCAACAGCGTCGATTTATCGGCATCCAATCCGAAGTGGGAGCGGGCTTCGGACCTATCCTTAAAACTTTCTACCAGATCGCCGCGAACGGGGTTTCCGGTCTTAACTATTTTATCCGAAGGAAAAAATCGGTCCATATGATCATAGGCTACACAGATTTTGGCGACCTTATCCTTCAGCAGCTTGTTGGTCATCCCCGCATAGGAATTCTGTTCCTGCAGTACACAGGGAATCCCCTTACCGGCAGCCACCCTCAAGGTAGGTCCACTGGCAAAGCCTCCCGTGCCGATAACGGCATGGGGACGAAATTTCTTTATTACCTTGCCCGCTTTCATCAAACTACTCATCAGTTTAAAGGGAAACATCAGGTTTTTAAAGCTCAGTTTCCGTTGCAGTCCGGTAATCCATAGGCCTTCGATTTCGTAGCCCGCTTGAGGCACTTTCTCCATTTCCATGCGGTCTTTCGCGCCCACGAACAGGATCTCCGCATCGGGGTGCCTTCTTTTCAGTTCGTCGGCAATGGCGATGGCGGGATAAATATGACCTCCCGTTCCTCCTCCGGATAATATGAATCTATAACTGCCCACTCAATATTTCTAAAGGGTTATTGGATTCGTCCAATTTAGACGATGCATCCTTTTTCTTTTTGCGTTCTCCGCTCTTGACACTGACACTTAAAATAATGCCGATGGCCAGACAGGTCATCCAGCTGCTGGTGCCCCCGCTGCTGATCAAAGGCAGGTTCTGTCCCGTGACGGGAAACAATTCTACGGCAACGGCCATGTTCAACAGCGCCTGAAAAATAATGGGCAATCCCACGCCCAAGGCCACCAGTTTCCCAAATATGGAGTCACTGCCATGGGCGACCACCACGATTCGGAACAGCAAAAGCAAGTAAAAAAACATGAGGGCAAATCCTCCTACGAGTCCATATTCCTCCACAATGATCGCATAGATAAAGTCAGACGAACTCTGCGGAAGAAAATTTTTCTGAATGCTTTTTCCCGCGCCCTTACCCACTACCCCGCCCGTGGCAATGGCAATTTTTGCCCTTTCGATCTGGTAATCGGCTTCGGTATCGCGACCATCCGAAAAATTTTCAATACGGCTCATCCAAGTGTCCACCCGGTTGGGAAACATGCCCGGAAAAGCTTTAGCCGAGAGTACGAACAAGGTCAGGCACACCAAGCCCGTACCAATGACTCCCAACAAATATTTTGCAGGATACCCCCCTAGGAAACAGAGCAGGAGTACCATGCAAAAGAGAATGCCCGCCGTAGAAAAATTCGCGGGCAATATCAGCACAAGCACTAAGAAAACAGGCGCCCACAGCGGCAGGATACTTTCCGAAAAAGTAACCGACTTCTCCCGAATTTTGGTGAGGTATCGTGCTACATAGATCATCAACACCACGGCCGCCAAATTGGAGGTCTGAAACGAAATACCCACTAAGGGCACACTGATCCAGCGGCTGGCGTTCGCCCCGTCGATGGTCACGCCCTGTGCCAAGGTAAAGGCCAAAAGCACCAGGACGATCGGCATCGCGATAATCGAAAGCCCCTTAAAAAAGCGAGTAGGAATATTATGGATGCCGTATATGATCCCAAAGCCCAAAACCAGCAGAAGCGCATGCTTGACCAAATAGCCGAAGGTCGTTCCACTACCGACCACGTAAACCAGATTGCTACTGGCACTGTACACCGGCAAGAACGAGAACAGTCCCAACAGTGCTACGACCGCCCAGATGGTTTTATCTCCCTTTATGTTTTGAAATACTCCTGTCACGGATAATTTGTTGATTACTAATTATTGATTCATTGATTATCGATTACTTGGCTCTTCGTACCTACTACTTCACGTTGCTGACTCTTCATTTTTCATTTTCCACTTTTCATTTGTCACTTTTCATTTTTTATTTTTCGGATGCTACAAATTCTTGATCGCCTCTTTAAACTGATCTCCCCGATCCTCATAATTTTTGAACAGATCAAAGCTGGCACATGCCGGCGACAATAGCACGGTATCGCCACGCTCGGCAATTTTATAGGCCACTTTTACGGCCTCGGACATGGCATAGGTCTCAACGATCGGTTCGACCACGTTTCCAAAAACGTCCTTGATCGTTTCATTGTCCATTCCCAGGCATACGATCGCCTTTACTTTTTCGCGCACCAGGCGCATCAAGGGCTTATAGTCGTTGCCTTTATCCTCACCGCCCACGATCCAAACTATTGGCGTTTTCACGCTGTCAAGGGCATACCACACCGAGTTGACATTGGTCGCCTTTGAGTCGTTGATATATTGCACGTGGTGTATTTTCAACACCTTTTCCAGGCGGTGGGGGGCGCCCTCGAATTGTTCGATGCTCTCGCGCAGCGCCTGCTTGCGTATGCCCACCAGTTTTGCGGCGGTCATGCCGGCCATGGTGTTCTTCAAATTGTGTTTACCTTCCAGTGTCAGTGTGTCTTTTGTCATTTTCAGTGTTTCGTCTTTGGTTCGTATTCTAATATTGTTGTTTATGATATCGGCTCCCTCTTCCACGTTTCGTTCGATCGAAAAGGGGAGCAATTTCGATTTGACGGGATGCGTCTTGAGCCAATCCGTAATCACGGCATCATCGGCATCGTAAATCAGAAAATCGTCTTCCGTCTGGTTTTCGGCGATGCGGAACTTCGAGGCGATGTAGTTCTCAAGGTTATACTCGTACCGATCCAGGTGGTCCGGGGTTATGTTGGTCAAAATCGCGATATGCGGCCTGAAATCCGTAATCCCGTCCAATTGAAAACTGCTGATTTCCAAAACGTAGAAATCGTGTTGCTCTTCGGCCACCATCTTGGCAAAACTATCGCCGATATTTCCGGCCATTCCTACGTTCAGCCCTCCGCCGACTAATAACTGCTGCGTGAGCATCGTAGTAGTGGTCTTGCCGTTACTCCCCGTGATGCCGATTAGCGTGGCATCGGTGTACCGGGAGGCAAACTCGATTTCGGAAATCACGGGAATCCCTTTTTCGCGCAATGCCTTGACCAGTGGAACGGAATCCGGGATACCGGGACTCTTCATGACCAGGTCGGCATTCAGAATTTTTGCTTCCGTATGCTTTCCGGCTTCCCAATTCAAATCATAATGTTCAAGAACGTCTTTGTATTTCTCCTTGATCTCTCCGCGATCGGAGACAAATACCTCGTACCCTTTTTTCTTCCCTAGGATGGCCGTACCCACCCCGCTTTCCCCAGCCCCCAAAATCACGAGCCTCTCCCCTTTTGCATCGGGTCCAGCTTCCGAGGCGGAACGGCCCACTAAGTTTTTATCCTCCTTCATCCCAACCATCCTCTTTGCTTCCTCTTTGCTACTTTTCTCTTTACTTCCTCATCCATCCTATTCACTTTTTGCCCTTTCATCCTCTTCATCCCAAATCACCCTCTTCGCTTACTCCTTACAGTTTCCTCTTTTCTCTTTTCGTCGTTCCTCTTTCCTCTTTTTTCGTCATTCCGCTCCGCGCTCTGTTCTTCACCTCACTTTCAACGTCACCACCGTGACAATGGCCAACAGAATCCCGATAATCCAAAACCGGGTCACGATCTTGCTTTCGTGATAGCCTTTAACCTGATAGTGGTGGTGCAGCGGCGACATCAGAAAAATGCGTTTGCCCTCCCCGAATTTTTTACGGGTGTACTTGAAGTAGCCCACCTGCAGAATCACGGAAATCGACTCGGCGAAAAAAATGCCACAGAGCACGGGAATCAACAATTCCTTTCGTACGATAATGGCAATCACGGCGATGACCCCACCAATGGTCAGACTGCCCGTATCGCCCATAAACACCTGAGCGGGATAGGCGTTGTACCAGAGAAAGCCCACTAACGCCCCGACGAAGGCCGTAATGAATACGAGGAGTTCACCGACCCGCGGGATGAACATAATGTCGAGATAATCGGAAAAGAAGATGTTACCCGAGACCAGGGCAAAAACTCCCAATGTGAAAACGATAATGGCCGAGGTACCCGCAGCAAGGCCGTCTATTCCATCGGTCAGATTCGCCCCGTTCGAGACCGCCGTTACGATCAGGATCACGATAGGGATGAAGATCAGCCACGCATATTTCTTTGCCCCTTCTCCCGCCCACCCGATAAAATCGGCGTAGTCGAGTTCGTTATTCTTGACGAAGGGGATGGTCGTATTAGTGGACTGCACTTCAAGTCCCTCTACATTTGCAACCTCGAACTGTTCGGTAATCACGGTCGTACTGTCATTTTTTATGGTCACTTCGGGGTGAAAATAGAGGGTCGCCCCTACCGCTAAGCCAAGCACCACCTGCCCCAGAATCTTGAACCTTCCTTTGAGGCCTCCTTTATTCTTTTTGAAAATTTTAATATAATCGTCCGCAAAACCGATAAGGCCCATCCAAACCGTGGTTATTATCAACAGGATGATGTACACGTTATCCAGCCATCTGGCAAATAGCAGCACCGGAATCAAGGTGGCCATAATAATGATCAATCCGCCCATGGTAGGGGTGCCCGCCTTCTGTTTTTGTCCATCGAGCCCTAGGTCACGAACGGTTTCCCCGATCTGTTTGCGCTGCAGATAGAGAATGATACGCTTACCGTATGCCGTAGCTATTATCAAGGAAAACAGAATGGCCATAGCCGCCCTGAACGTTTGGAACTTGAACAGGCTCGCCCCGGGCAACTGATATTCTTTTTCCAAATATTCAAATAGGTAGTACAGCATAATTTTTAGGTTTCCCGGTTGGATATCGGATCAAGCCCCCAGAGGTCCGGACCTTGGATCCTTATAACTCGACCCTTGTTCACGTTGCTTGGCTCTCGGTTCTCGACTTTTGGTTCTTGGCCCTTGGCTCTTTCCTTAGCCCATGTTTCTTGGCCCTTGTTTCTTCTTTCATTTGTTCAT
Encoded here:
- the murG gene encoding undecaprenyldiphospho-muramoylpentapeptide beta-N-acetylglucosaminyltransferase, which translates into the protein MGSYRFILSGGGTGGHIYPAIAIADELKRRHPDAEILFVGAKDRMEMEKVPQAGYEIEGLWITGLQRKLSFKNLMFPFKLMSSLMKAGKVIKKFRPHAVIGTGGFASGPTLRVAAGKGIPCVLQEQNSYAGMTNKLLKDKVAKICVAYDHMDRFFPSDKIVKTGNPVRGDLVESFKDRSEARSHFGLDADKSTLLILGGSLGARRINQLVAENLQFFEELDIQLVWQCGKLYIEEYKKYTSDSVKVVEFVNRMDYAYSAADTIISRAGAGSVSELCIVGKPVLFIPSPNVAEDHQTKNAQALVAKNAAVMIREPSLDEQFQNVFSELQKNKWKQKELSDNIKNLALPNATSDIVDEIMKLVNNENP
- the murD gene encoding UDP-N-acetylmuramoyl-L-alanine--D-glutamate ligase, producing MKEDKNLVGRSASEAGPDAKGERLVILGAGESGVGTAILGKKKGYEVFVSDRGEIKEKYKDVLEHYDLNWEAGKHTEAKILNADLVMKSPGIPDSVPLVKALREKGIPVISEIEFASRYTDATLIGITGSNGKTTTTMLTQQLLVGGGLNVGMAGNIGDSFAKMVAEEQHDFYVLEISSFQLDGITDFRPHIAILTNITPDHLDRYEYNLENYIASKFRIAENQTEDDFLIYDADDAVITDWLKTHPVKSKLLPFSIERNVEEGADIINNNIRIRTKDETLKMTKDTLTLEGKHNLKNTMAGMTAAKLVGIRKQALRESIEQFEGAPHRLEKVLKIHHVQYINDSKATNVNSVWYALDSVKTPIVWIVGGEDKGNDYKPLMRLVREKVKAIVCLGMDNETIKDVFGNVVEPIVETYAMSEAVKVAYKIAERGDTVLLSPACASFDLFKNYEDRGDQFKEAIKNL
- the ftsA gene encoding cell division protein FtsA, which encodes MQVENYSVGLDIGTTKIVAIIGRENEYGKIEVLGIGQSKSLGVHRGVVNNITQTIKSIQQAVEQAETSAGLKIGTVVVGIAGQHIRSLHHSDYITRADSEEVIHEEDLDKLCNQVYKLVMLPGEEIIHVLPQEYKVDGQAEIKEPIGMYGGRLEANFHVVVGQVSSIKNVGRCIKSAGLELGNITLEPLASSDAVLSKEEKEAGVVLLDIGGGTTDLAIFKDGIIRHTAVIPFGGGVITEDIKEGCSIIEKQAELLKIKFGSAWPGENKDNEIVSIPGLRGREPKEITLKNLSKIIHARVVEIVEQVYTEIKTYGHEEQKKKLIAGIVLTGGGSQLKHLKQLVEYITGMDTRIGYPNEHLAGDSDASIASPLYATAVGLLMNAVNNERKPKAGEEKDGEEGELVMAGHEADEEHAAKTKPKKERQSVFDKWSEKLKDFLDNAE
- the murC gene encoding UDP-N-acetylmuramate--L-alanine ligase; translated protein: MNLKTLNNVYFIGIGGIGMSALARYFKSQGKNVAGYDKTETPLIRELEKLGIDVHFEDDINLVSEAFYDVTVTLVVYTPAVPPEHSEYQYFLNRGFNLKKRSEVLGLITKDSYCFAVAGTHGKTTTTCILAHLLKETAVPFMAFLGGVSEDFNTNFVMEGTEYSVVEADEFDRSFLRLFPDVACVTSMDADHLDIYGDEAELKNSFLEFTQRINPDGKLFVRKGLPLDGITYGIEDASDYCIENIRIEGGTYIFDVVTPETKLMDVRFNKPGRHNLLNALVALAMAVETGRPVEKLAGAMASFKGVKRRFSYEIKRDGFIFIDDYAHHPAEIDAVHQAISEMHPGKRTLAVFQPHLFSRTKDFADEFAKSLSRFDSILMLDIYPAREEPIAGITAEWLLKRIDHPKKKAIQKNKLKQEIIKQNPDILVTMGAGDIGLEVRKLKQELEHEDEH
- a CDS encoding FtsW/RodA/SpoVE family cell cycle protein, with amino-acid sequence MTGVFQNIKGDKTIWAVVALLGLFSFLPVYSASSNLVYVVGSGTTFGYLVKHALLLVLGFGIIYGIHNIPTRFFKGLSIIAMPIVLVLLAFTLAQGVTIDGANASRWISVPLVGISFQTSNLAAVVLMIYVARYLTKIREKSVTFSESILPLWAPVFLVLVLILPANFSTAGILFCMVLLLCFLGGYPAKYLLGVIGTGLVCLTLFVLSAKAFPGMFPNRVDTWMSRIENFSDGRDTEADYQIERAKIAIATGGVVGKGAGKSIQKNFLPQSSSDFIYAIIVEEYGLVGGFALMFFYLLLLFRIVVVAHGSDSIFGKLVALGVGLPIIFQALLNMAVAVELFPVTGQNLPLISSGGTSSWMTCLAIGIILSVSVKSGERKKKKDASSKLDESNNPLEILSGQL
- a CDS encoding cell division protein FtsQ/DivIB encodes the protein MKMNTNYIKLTVLLAVIVGLYSFSNERSEHKKLSGIAIEFVGDQNLYITQGAVNKLLIQKFGSLDNFPKEKLALNTIEKTIEANEMVKNAQVFLSVNGKLASKIEQRKPIGRVEADSKFYLDEDGSRMPLSSSHSARVPIITGKITGQSLEDAYKLLNYINADDFLRKNVIGIHIEAEDSYQLRFRTEQFTVNLGDIKNLDEKFSKFKAFYTKANLDDTLGNYDVVSLEFNKQVVCTKI
- the mraY gene encoding phospho-N-acetylmuramoyl-pentapeptide-transferase encodes the protein MLYYLFEYLEKEYQLPGASLFKFQTFRAAMAILFSLIIATAYGKRIILYLQRKQIGETVRDLGLDGQKQKAGTPTMGGLIIIMATLIPVLLFARWLDNVYIILLIITTVWMGLIGFADDYIKIFKKNKGGLKGRFKILGQVVLGLAVGATLYFHPEVTIKNDSTTVITEQFEVANVEGLEVQSTNTTIPFVKNNELDYADFIGWAGEGAKKYAWLIFIPIVILIVTAVSNGANLTDGIDGLAAGTSAIIVFTLGVFALVSGNIFFSDYLDIMFIPRVGELLVFITAFVGALVGFLWYNAYPAQVFMGDTGSLTIGGVIAVIAIIVRKELLIPVLCGIFFAESISVILQVGYFKYTRKKFGEGKRIFLMSPLHHHYQVKGYHESKIVTRFWIIGILLAIVTVVTLKVR
- the ftsZ gene encoding cell division protein FtsZ; protein product: MSNNTEFDGIAFDLPKNQSNVIKVIGVGGGGSNAINHMFQSGINGVDFVICNTDSQALHNSSVPNKIQLGVSLTEGLGAGANPEIGEQAALESMEEIKEMLARTTKMIFITAGMGGGTGTGAAPVIAKQAKELDVLTVGIVTMPFEFEGKMRCEQARIGIEKLRANVDSLIVINNNKLREVYGNLGFKAGFSKADEVLSTAARGIAEVITHHYTQNIDLRDAKTVLSNSGTAIMGSATATGSMRASEAINKALDSPLLNDNKITGAQNVLLLIVSGGQEITIDEIGEINDFIQVEAGHGANIIMGVGEDEDLGEAIAVTVIATGFNADQQNEIVNTEAKKIIHTLEDEQKAQHDLTEKKPIVHKLEEEEIVPPIIKHTLTEDNDKQGQKDLVPTTSYIKNFNVFYEEVVEGVAEISDEVSDDDFVIIDSKDALHDMVVVDPVVLPYDQLKEEQMAMSFDMPLTPSQREEEEQDNVITFSLDDDIKDMEVENPEEVITVLEYNKKGETRYKLDDYLELERKLTGAKPEAARNPANPVEKEMQIKKKPLSETDRPKQQSVSESGESAQEPSKPVDPLDSPIDAMLRERADERRRKLKDFNYKFQNNVSSVDEIEREPAYKRQGVDLSAAPRQEGKISRTTLGGDSNDDIQLRSNNSFLHDNVD